attctgttccactgttctatgtgtctggttttttttttgccagtaccatactgccttgatgatgacagctttgtaatggagcttcaagtctggaattgtgatgccaccaactttggctttctttttcaatattcctctggctatctgaggtcttttctggttccatataaattttaggattatttgtcccatttctttgaaaaaatgaatggtattttgatagggattgcattaaacatgtagattgttttaggtatcatagacattttcacaatatttgttcttccaatccctgagcatggaacatttttccatttctttgtgtcttcctcaacttctttcatgagtactttatagttttctgagtacagattctttgcctctttggttaggtttattcctaggtatcttatggttttgggtgcagttgtaaatgggattgactcctaattctctttcttctgtcttgttgttggtatatagaaatgcaactgatttctgtacatcgattttatatcctgacactttactgaattcctctacaAGTTTTGGCAGATTTGGagtgtagtcttttgggttttccacataaagtatcatatcatctgcaaagagtgattgtttgacttcttctttgccaatttggatgtctttaatttctttttgttgtctgattgctgagactaggacttctagtactatgttgaatagcagtggtgataatggacatccctgccatgtttcaggtttttatttaaattcttagttaacatataatgtaatattgttttcaggagtagaatttagtgagtcATTGCTGacacataatacccagtgctcatcataacaaatgccctccttaatacttaatatttatgtaacccatccccccacctccctccatcaccctcagtttgttctttgtagttaagagtctcttatggttttcatccctctttctctctttgtatcccttcccatatgttcatcttttttgtttcttaaattctatataagagtgaaatcatttggtgtTTGTCTTCttctgattgacatattttgcttagcatataCATTCCAGCTCCCTCCGCATTGTTGCAAAtgataaaatttcattctttttgatagctgagtaatattccatagtgtgtgtgtgtatgtgtgtgtgtgtgtgtgtatacgacctcttctttatccattcatcagtgaacatgtgggctctttccataatttgactattgttgataatgctgctataaacatcagagtaatctatttcatttcctttccttccctccttctctgtctcccttcctccctccaatcatcctccctccatccctccctctcttccctccttcttccttcttttccttctatttaaTTAATAAGGATGTACATAACACTTACtatattccaggcactgttctaaatacTTTACAAATATTAGCTCATTTATTTCTCTCAACATTTCATGTGGTACACATTGTTCTCCCCCTTTAATGGTGAAGGAATTGAGACATGAAGAAGTTATGTAAATTGCCCAAGATTATATAGATCATTAGCAAAAGAGCCAGGATTTGAGTCTATGTGCTCTGTTTCCACAGTCTGTGCTCTTTTCCACTGTCATGCTGATTGTCAGGTAGATTGCAAACTTCAGCTGAGGGCCCAAGCATCTTGTGATGCACATAGACTAATGGTCAGGGTTTTGGCCTATTTGTTAGACTATACCCATCTGTAGTACTACAGGTCTTTTTTGTGGAACtactttatattttctagatATGAAGTCTCTAGTATCCTGCCTGGGCATAGCTGTTAATGTACTTTTTGCCAAGTTCCTTCGAGGTGTTTAGGTCAAGGATATTGGAAGGATCATAGATTAAGAATTTACTctggtactttttcttttttaagatatttatttatttatttgagagagagagtgagagtgagagcgaAAGAACATGatctgggggagaagcagagggagagggacagggagaagcagactccctactaagccgggagcccagtgcagatctcaatctcaggaccctgcaatcataaCCTGAGCATAACACAGATGCTTAGGCAACCACTCAAGTGCCCCTGATACttttattaaatgtaatttttacatttattgacaTGACAGAATAACCTATTTAATCTATTGTTAATATCTATTTTGAAATAGTATCATTGACTCCTTTACTGGGAAATATAACCTATATGGAGGAATGGTTCTTTTATGTTACTCATTATATCTACATGtcactattttaattaatttttttttaaaaaatttacttatttatttgagagaaagagaacgagcagtggggagggtcacagggaggcagagagagagaagcagactccctgcagagcaggaagcccggggctctatctcaggacctgagttgaaggcagccacttaacggaCTGGGCTCCCTAGGCTCCCCTGTATGTCACTATTTTAATTCCTGTGTCTGCAGATATACGCAGTAAGTGAGATTGGTCTAGCAGGGGTTAACAAACTACGGCTTCAAACAAAATCTAGCACACAGCATATTTTGTATGGCCCACAAGCTGAGAATCAGTTTTACATATTTAGAGGgttgtaaaaataaaagaatatgcaaCAAATTGCGTATGACCTACAAAGCCTAAAATGAAAGGTGCTAAATAAATACAGGTCATTCAACCATAATCATTTCAATTTAACACATTGACTGTGTGGCTATTTTGAGAAGATACTGTAAATATGTCAGTCCTTTTCCTCAAGTAATTTATAGTCCAAATGATACCACATCTCTACCTACTGCCTTCCCCAAATGCATCTTCCCAGTTCTATCAACTGGCAAGTAGTCTCGGGTGAGTGTTAGCTCATCTCCAAAGTAGGAGGTCATTGCTACCTTCCAGTAGGAGTGTATACTGTAACTATCCCACCTTTATGTTTTTGCTCATGTTTCTTCTATCTGCTGTGTTTGCCCTTCCATATTTTTGATATAATTAATAACTAGCtaggttccattttctccactgtCCTCTTGGTAATGCTCCAGCTTAAGAAGGAGCACTTTCTCCACTCCTCTGAATCCTGTAACATCCCTGTTAACTTCCTATCCTGGTTATTCTACACATCTGTTCTCTGGTAGGATATATTCCTTGAATGTAAGATCTAATTGATCTGTAAATTGTCATATGGTGCCTGAAATAGATTCATGCATATGGTATTATCTGCCTGACTCTTGTCTCTCCCCATATGGTTTAGTTTGGACTTTTGTAATCTGGAAGTAAATTAGTACGCCTACTCCATAGGAAATGTACTTTGgtgatatttatttatcttcagaattttacttcctttttagcaCTTGTATCTTTGAAACCCACTAACATATTGGTATTGTTCTCCtctctttagtattttattattgcttAAGCATTTTGTATCGCCGAAAGATTTCTTAGTGGTAGTAAATTCTGCATAGTAACTTTggaaatatataatatgaatatgaCCCTAACTGGAACTTTTTTACAAACTGTAAACATTCCCAGGATAAAGACTAATAAACCAGAGAATTTTTGTACTGGAGTAATAATAGTTTATTTGTATTCTtctcttttatatattctttccccttttttttctaTAAGGAATTTCTTTTCTAGAACACTGAAATTGTTACTATGATGTATTTTATTCCTATACTCTTACCTACTCTTTCCATTAGGGGTCTTTAAAAATCCATgatctggggaggggggagaaccattttcttctatatttgaaaattttctgggGTAATAACTTTATTTGAAGTTTAGAGAGTATATGAATTATTTGCCTTAAAAATCTATCTTATTTTATGGGGCTCTTGCATCATTTCTCGTTAACTGACTAACAACAGCCAGGCATCAACAGAACTCTTCAgagtaataaataattatattagtCCAGATTGACACTATTTTTCTGATTTATGTTGTTGTTAGCATCTACTAACGCTAGGAGCAAAGAGACTTAGAAACGTTAGGAAATTATTATAGAAATGTCTAGATGTTGCAAAACACTCAGTGATATCAGTTCTGAAAAAAATCAggtgaaaacatattttattgttttatcctTACTTGTATACTTCTTTCTAACTTCTCTTGCCACTTACATGTCTAACACTCTATGGAAAATTGGCCACAGAAGAAATGTAGCATGCTGAAAATGTTTAATCCATGCTGTAACTTAAATACCTTGAGGTCTAGAGATCTCATTTTGAGTGTTATCTTGTGGATGTACTGTCTCTCATCAAAGTCCTTTCCTCTGACTTTTAGAGAAAATGAACTAAATGtccaatttgttttaaatttaattacatgggataatttattttttcagctttattgatatataatgaATGTATAACATTATATAGGTATAAATAGTATACCATATTAACTTTACTTTtatagtaaaaaagtaaaaaagtaaaggTGCAGCTTCCGCACCTGCAGAAGCTGGACAACCAGTGTACGTGTCTGCCCCAGCGGCGCCCCGCACAGCCCTGACCCCTCCCGGTGCtctcctggggcggggggtggggggaatggctCCTGTGGGGGCCAGTCCGCTCTGATGCCGTTGCTCCCCGCCCCCGCTCTGAAGCCATGACCGAGGAGGAGCTGTCCTGTGCGctgctggagggagaggaggtCACAGCCCCTGGCATTGAGGGCACAGGGAACGGTGGGTCTGAGCTGTCCTACGCACTGAGTGGCATGGACACCAGCGCCGAGACCCGGCAGGACACACTGAGCTGTGGCGAGGAGGCGACCAGCGTCCAGAGCCAGCTGGGCCTGAAGCCGCCTTCCTGGGAGCggttcccttccttctcacagaGGGACGCCGTGAGCGGTCACAAGAACAGGAACAACGTGCTGAGTGCCgtcctgctgctgctgcgggAGCTGGACGCCGAGGGGCTGGAGGCCGTGCGGCAGACCGTGGTAGGCCGGCTCCAGGCCCTGCACAAGCTGGAGCTGCAGGAGGACGTGGAGTGACGGTCAGTCGGGACCGAGCTGCCAAGCCTTCCTCCCACGACCCCGTGCCCAAGCGCCTGGGAGATGTGGGGTCCCTGCCACAGCCACGGCCTCCACAGGACCCCGGCTGAGTCCCAGCATGCGGGCCATGTCTCAGGAAACTCTGGCTTGCCTGGGGGCGCGAGGCCCTCGGTGTGGATGGCGCCGGCAGGCGtcgggcactgtgctgggtgcccTCCCTGCGTGGGGCCCAGTGCACATCGGCCTGCACAGGGGGCCCCCCAGACTTGTCTCTTCCTGAGGTGGGCAGGGCCCCCACTGTCCCTAATAAatatcttaccaaaaaaaaaacaaaaaacaaaaaacaaaaaaaacccaaccaaaacatttttttttttttaggaacttttgtttttaatgattacaAACTAAATTACAAATAACGTTAATAGCAAGAACACTTGAAGAGGTGGGAGAAGAGAGACAaaatcataaaaaggaaaaatactcttttttaaacatttgcatTACAAAATCCCAAGGTGCACATGGCAACACATCCACCCATTCCTACTTAAAAAACTACTATAACctgaatgaaatataaatataattgctcatccttcttttaaagaaaaaattttcccaATGCCCTCATTCAGTCCCAGCCCTAAAAACATGTCAGCATTCTCAAAATGATGTCTAAACCCTAATTTCCAATCCTGTGGGGGTT
This Neovison vison isolate M4711 chromosome 2, ASM_NN_V1, whole genome shotgun sequence DNA region includes the following protein-coding sequences:
- the LOC122899248 gene encoding cilia- and flagella-associated protein 410-like, with the protein product MPKKVKVQLPHLQKLDNQSMTEEELSCALLEGEEVTAPGIEGTGNGGSELSYALSGMDTSAETRQDTLSCGEEATSVQSQLGLKPPSWERFPSFSQRDAVSGHKNRNNVLSAVLLLLRELDAEGLEAVRQTVVGRLQALHKLELQEDVE